In Halapricum desulfuricans, a single window of DNA contains:
- a CDS encoding DUF1156 domain-containing protein, whose translation MSDNESNHGEADEQTRPRLKIEDNVPIRTVGIETQRERNNYSDLPPQNYLHVWWARRPTPASRLGILASVLPDSVDDDTLLRWMGIIPDNKDPESSISEHVRQKQKTKDDRDGFVYEHYGYRKSYKNLPEGDELEELHDTVRETWGGELPTILDATAGGGSIPFESVRYEFPTIANELNPVASVILKAVLEHPRVDGNLSDDIRKWGERINEQARSELDEYFPSPPDEKPLEYLWVHTATCPDCGLEVPLAPDWWLDKDSGSEGIAAKLNTSPDSNQVNFEIVELPTDIEKADYNPTDGTVSRGSGTCPRCEVAIEGDEIKEQAQTDGLGHQLYAIHYENLSKNGDRHFRAPRDEDVQGFEKARETVEKDPDLANLLNEERFVGPADRSANYGLTQWRDMYSPRQLLVHYTYWQAFEKVKSEIQTEYSESITDVIVTYLAIAADKGLDYNSKMCSWHNSRALIRNGFERHDFAFKWSFAESNFLSEGSGYDWVLDSIVEVYEELTDLAGHSGSPVKVLQEDAAKLSIDDEEVEAIVLDPPYYDNVMYSELSDFFYVWLKKYLDDVYPGFFQQELTEKHNEAVANQAKFEDVASGDTSKRELAKQDYEGKMTDIFEEMHRVLDEDGIFTLMFTHKKTEAWDTLTKALINAGFSVKSTHPISTESRLSLHQAGKNAAESTILLSSEKRDTTDEQPTLWDDVKRETRQAARDRAEELDEQESEFSKVDMVLASFGPTLRVFTEYYPVVDEEGNKITPQVALDEARDAVTHYLNNKHLNEGINDLDPQTEWYVHAWFMFEAQRFPYDEARRHAINVGVDLDDLKRSNRLWRKRSGDVVLRPSEDRVQNVNKKPEDRSSRKPVDPEALSFTTALDKVHAALHIYDKQGATEAWNWMEQRSCGSDPEFKATLEALLRVLPHDHDDWEIAQDLAAGETGDMLDLDLDADIFRDEDDESEDKQGKITDDYTSE comes from the coding sequence ATGAGCGATAACGAATCCAATCACGGCGAAGCTGACGAACAGACCCGGCCACGGTTGAAGATCGAGGACAACGTTCCGATTCGAACAGTTGGGATCGAGACTCAGCGCGAACGGAACAACTACAGCGATCTACCTCCGCAAAACTACCTCCACGTTTGGTGGGCTCGGAGGCCAACCCCGGCCTCCCGTCTGGGTATTCTCGCCTCTGTGCTTCCGGATTCCGTCGATGATGATACGCTCCTTCGGTGGATGGGGATTATCCCGGACAATAAAGATCCCGAGAGTAGCATCTCCGAGCACGTTCGACAGAAGCAGAAAACGAAAGACGACCGCGACGGGTTCGTGTACGAACACTACGGCTACCGGAAGTCGTACAAGAACTTGCCAGAAGGTGACGAATTAGAGGAACTCCACGATACTGTCCGAGAAACGTGGGGCGGAGAACTACCTACCATTCTCGATGCGACCGCTGGCGGAGGTTCAATCCCATTCGAGAGCGTCCGATACGAATTCCCTACAATTGCTAATGAACTGAATCCGGTGGCGTCGGTGATTCTTAAAGCCGTACTGGAACATCCTCGGGTTGACGGAAACTTGTCAGATGACATTCGGAAGTGGGGCGAGAGGATCAACGAGCAAGCACGGTCCGAACTAGACGAGTACTTCCCATCGCCCCCTGACGAGAAACCACTTGAATATCTGTGGGTACACACTGCAACCTGTCCAGATTGCGGTCTTGAAGTGCCATTGGCGCCGGATTGGTGGTTAGATAAAGACTCAGGGAGTGAGGGAATTGCTGCAAAGCTGAATACATCTCCTGACTCAAATCAGGTAAATTTCGAGATTGTTGAACTTCCAACCGATATCGAGAAGGCGGATTACAACCCGACAGACGGGACTGTGTCACGAGGATCAGGGACGTGTCCACGTTGTGAGGTAGCAATTGAAGGCGACGAAATCAAAGAACAGGCACAGACAGACGGGCTCGGGCATCAACTGTATGCTATCCATTACGAGAATCTCTCTAAGAACGGTGATCGCCACTTCCGGGCGCCTAGAGACGAGGATGTACAAGGTTTCGAAAAAGCAAGGGAAACCGTTGAGAAAGATCCTGACCTGGCTAACCTATTGAATGAAGAACGTTTTGTCGGGCCTGCGGATCGGTCTGCAAATTATGGCCTCACACAGTGGCGGGATATGTATTCGCCTCGTCAGCTCCTTGTTCATTACACATACTGGCAGGCATTTGAAAAGGTCAAATCAGAGATCCAGACGGAATATTCAGAGTCAATAACTGATGTGATAGTAACCTATCTCGCTATTGCAGCTGACAAGGGTCTTGATTACAATTCAAAGATGTGTAGTTGGCATAATAGCCGAGCACTAATCAGAAATGGTTTTGAGAGGCATGACTTCGCATTTAAGTGGTCGTTTGCAGAGAGTAATTTCCTTAGCGAAGGTTCAGGGTATGATTGGGTTCTTGACTCAATTGTCGAAGTATATGAAGAACTGACAGACCTAGCAGGCCATAGTGGTTCCCCTGTAAAGGTACTACAAGAAGACGCAGCGAAACTTTCTATTGACGACGAAGAAGTGGAGGCCATCGTTCTTGATCCTCCGTACTATGATAACGTAATGTACTCGGAGTTGTCTGATTTCTTTTACGTTTGGCTGAAAAAGTATCTTGATGATGTCTACCCGGGATTCTTCCAACAGGAATTAACCGAGAAACACAACGAAGCTGTGGCGAACCAGGCGAAGTTCGAAGATGTAGCGAGTGGTGATACATCCAAACGAGAGTTGGCTAAGCAGGACTATGAAGGAAAAATGACAGACATATTTGAGGAGATGCATCGCGTTCTCGACGAAGACGGCATCTTCACTCTGATGTTTACTCATAAAAAGACGGAAGCTTGGGATACTCTTACCAAGGCACTCATCAACGCTGGATTTTCTGTCAAATCTACACATCCAATTAGTACCGAAAGCCGTCTAAGCCTTCATCAGGCTGGCAAGAACGCCGCCGAGAGTACAATTCTCCTCAGTAGCGAAAAGCGAGATACTACCGACGAGCAACCCACTCTTTGGGACGATGTAAAGCGAGAGACCCGGCAGGCTGCCCGTGACCGCGCCGAAGAACTTGACGAGCAGGAGTCCGAATTCTCTAAGGTCGATATGGTCTTGGCCTCGTTCGGCCCGACGCTTCGCGTCTTCACCGAATATTACCCCGTCGTTGATGAGGAAGGCAACAAGATAACACCGCAGGTCGCCCTTGATGAAGCACGAGACGCAGTAACGCACTACCTGAACAACAAACACCTCAACGAAGGTATCAACGATTTGGATCCTCAGACAGAGTGGTACGTCCATGCTTGGTTTATGTTCGAAGCCCAGCGGTTCCCCTACGACGAAGCTCGCCGACACGCGATTAACGTCGGTGTTGACCTTGACGACCTGAAGCGATCAAACCGACTATGGCGTAAACGAAGCGGCGACGTAGTCCTCCGGCCCAGTGAAGACCGGGTCCAGAACGTGAACAAGAAGCCCGAAGACCGTTCGTCACGCAAACCAGTCGATCCCGAAGCCTTGTCGTTCACAACAGCCCTAGACAAGGTCCACGCAGCGTTACACATCTACGACAAGCAGGGCGCGACGGAAGCCTGGAACTGGATGGAACAGCGAAGTTGCGGCTCTGACCCCGAGTTCAAAGCCACGCTGGAAGCCCTCCTCCGCGTGCTTCCCCACGATCACGACGACTGGGAAATCGCACAAGACCTTGCTGCCGGCGAGACCGGCGATATGCTCGATCTGGACCTCGACGCCGACATCTTCCGCGACGAAGACGACGAAAGCGAGGACAAGCAGGGGAAGATCACCGACGACTACACGTCCGAGTAA
- a CDS encoding DUF7680 family protein encodes MSTPSPTDAPVPETGFEDGTSVHGGRPTFGLRRYQDEGQPVVVLYELLPAEQAHARRERHERRGRRITIEAFDEVFDDPPTVHARGAAWDGWAAVKIARLSGSRLQSVLSVIREALGEAGIEHSPVSSTEGGEVFLPEHVGVKVALAFVGVKDLRRVDRMRGLVRGVARMSTEECYYWHAKTRSPSSPNGVKALRTLLTDHIN; translated from the coding sequence ATGAGTACGCCATCGCCGACTGACGCACCCGTGCCGGAGACGGGATTCGAAGACGGCACGAGCGTTCACGGTGGGCGGCCGACGTTCGGGTTGCGCCGGTACCAGGACGAGGGCCAGCCGGTCGTCGTGTTGTACGAGTTGCTTCCCGCAGAGCAGGCCCACGCACGTCGAGAGCGCCACGAACGCCGGGGTCGGCGCATAACGATCGAGGCGTTCGACGAGGTGTTCGACGACCCACCGACCGTCCACGCTCGCGGTGCGGCGTGGGACGGCTGGGCGGCGGTGAAGATCGCCCGGCTCTCAGGATCGCGACTCCAGTCGGTACTGTCGGTCATCCGTGAGGCACTCGGCGAGGCCGGGATCGAGCACAGCCCAGTGTCGAGCACGGAAGGCGGCGAGGTGTTTCTCCCGGAGCACGTCGGTGTGAAAGTCGCGCTGGCGTTCGTCGGGGTGAAGGACCTCCGACGAGTTGACCGGATGCGCGGGTTAGTTCGGGGTGTTGCGCGGATGAGTACTGAGGAATGCTATTACTGGCACGCGAAAACTCGATCTCCTTCCAGCCCAAACGGCGTCAAGGCACTGCGAACGCTACTAACTGACCACATCAACTAG
- a CDS encoding ATP-binding protein codes for MLRGELAEDQFAANLASVAFDPEDAAPVYRDADEFYASTYPTDGLQTLLSTITSRFLSTTGREPEYSAGILCLDTTFGGGKTHDMIASYHLASNPGEITGLDRHVEDEGLATAYEDAVEDGLSPRSAVFVGGYVDARNARSDTNDPDAPNTNTMWGEIAYQLYGNDGYEYLKEYDRNRDSPGESTLQGLFDLSDDPALILIDEIAQYLEDASGIETGNTLLSTQTLSFMKSLLETASNRTDVTVVYSIADTAFTDEAETVRQEIKDLDSIEQRQQQTITPTGDTEISSVLRRRLFDDIEDDVAESVATSFYEFYRTIDRQLPPGVLDTEYREKLERNYPFHPTTINTLTDKIDSIPGFQKTRDALRLLARAIYYLWNHKPTSYDRHLLRLYDLTPADNEPDGSIRTKLSNTLFDAIDLDSAVSADIYTDDESAHAQQEDKRWSEKGLPPLGTHVATSVLWNSLAVGEKATGMTRAELYASVAHPEVSFDHYDNALENLTGSDHQVGCYYLYDEDRIKFKAQPRLLYIIDQYTQNTPRAQARDRFEGRLRQEIGTGGFETVPTANPDSAFPEEPADVPDSATTPTLAIMHFDSVTVADGGEKVPSKVQTLYDETASSHNAPTQSRTYKNYVLFLVPDHDLVENGVEKARRLEGLERMREDSDQIAQLTDEQFDELGERIDRHKGLLGEQVRNVYRHLYYPDKDGLEHVSITAVDANGDTTMVEAVEATLDDRILRDDDSARGEVWFKSRLWQQTKSRMDTEQLAAQFAKKPGLPYLFSTKPLRKTVARMVDESGYAYWDGEREQAYWTGDEEPDEWHCDHPISESPDVETSITSTDVKIGDEYAVFEGIDPLVDATDLACREPEYRVSIEETLDEDTESFDVTVETESATSGHLVVDTGNDTVVFSDISAETVTVSDFNDLTEGDVVMAALYESEAQESELASERQRVKDGGGPQPSWEETSKTAAAKRAFGSVRDDALASASDDATPGIETVEVEVAGDSVLDHGFFLAQRSLDDYAEQTTASMDYRAKDGDGSTQFTADFRGDLEDFRSINQHPESFSDNDGQRNVNLIFRVNFDVPEPLDGDDLLASLRDELDGTDITVQVHAQGPADVEGDT; via the coding sequence GTGTTACGCGGAGAGCTTGCGGAAGATCAATTTGCCGCAAACCTCGCGTCGGTCGCATTCGATCCAGAAGACGCCGCGCCGGTGTATCGAGACGCAGACGAATTCTACGCTAGTACCTACCCGACGGACGGGCTCCAGACCCTGCTGAGCACCATCACGAGTCGGTTCCTCTCGACGACCGGTAGAGAACCCGAGTACTCGGCCGGGATCCTGTGTCTGGACACCACCTTCGGTGGCGGGAAGACACACGATATGATCGCCTCGTACCATCTCGCCTCTAATCCAGGTGAGATTACGGGACTCGACCGTCACGTCGAAGACGAGGGGCTAGCAACGGCGTATGAAGACGCCGTCGAAGACGGGTTATCGCCACGTTCAGCCGTCTTCGTTGGTGGGTATGTCGACGCCAGAAACGCCCGGAGTGATACGAACGATCCTGACGCCCCGAACACGAATACTATGTGGGGCGAGATCGCGTACCAGCTCTACGGCAACGACGGCTACGAGTACCTCAAAGAATACGACCGAAACCGCGACTCTCCGGGTGAAAGCACGCTACAGGGCCTCTTCGATCTTTCAGACGATCCGGCGCTTATCCTCATCGACGAGATCGCACAGTACCTCGAAGACGCCTCCGGTATCGAGACTGGCAACACGCTCCTCAGCACGCAGACGCTTAGCTTTATGAAGTCGCTGCTGGAGACAGCGTCAAACCGAACCGACGTAACCGTCGTCTACAGCATCGCCGACACCGCGTTCACTGACGAAGCTGAGACCGTCCGCCAAGAAATCAAAGATCTCGACTCCATCGAGCAACGCCAACAGCAGACGATCACCCCGACGGGCGACACTGAGATCAGCTCCGTTCTTCGGCGTCGGCTCTTCGATGACATCGAGGACGACGTTGCTGAGTCTGTCGCAACGTCTTTCTACGAGTTCTACCGCACGATCGACCGGCAACTGCCTCCGGGTGTTCTCGACACGGAATACCGCGAGAAGCTCGAACGCAACTATCCGTTCCACCCGACGACGATCAATACGCTCACCGACAAAATCGACTCAATTCCTGGTTTCCAGAAAACGCGGGACGCTCTCCGGCTGCTCGCGCGTGCTATCTACTACCTCTGGAACCACAAACCCACGTCGTACGACCGACATCTGCTTCGCCTCTATGATCTAACCCCGGCTGACAACGAACCAGATGGGAGTATCCGAACGAAGCTAAGCAATACCCTCTTCGATGCGATTGATCTCGACTCAGCCGTCTCTGCGGACATCTACACTGACGACGAATCGGCACACGCACAGCAAGAAGACAAGCGGTGGAGCGAAAAGGGGCTCCCACCACTCGGAACGCACGTCGCCACGTCGGTGCTGTGGAACAGTCTGGCCGTCGGAGAGAAAGCGACCGGGATGACGCGGGCAGAGCTGTACGCGTCAGTCGCTCATCCGGAAGTGTCGTTCGACCACTACGATAATGCGCTAGAGAATCTGACCGGTAGCGACCACCAGGTCGGCTGTTACTACCTCTACGACGAGGACCGGATCAAGTTCAAAGCCCAGCCGCGTCTGCTCTACATCATCGACCAGTATACGCAGAACACACCCCGAGCGCAAGCACGAGACCGATTCGAAGGACGACTACGCCAGGAGATCGGTACTGGAGGTTTCGAAACGGTTCCAACCGCAAATCCGGATTCAGCGTTCCCAGAAGAGCCGGCGGACGTACCGGATAGCGCCACGACGCCGACGCTTGCGATTATGCACTTCGATTCGGTCACTGTCGCTGACGGCGGCGAGAAGGTCCCGTCGAAGGTCCAAACCCTCTACGATGAAACAGCGTCCAGCCACAACGCCCCAACACAGTCACGCACATACAAGAACTACGTGCTATTCCTCGTGCCCGATCACGATCTCGTCGAGAACGGCGTCGAGAAAGCTCGGCGATTGGAAGGGCTTGAGCGGATGCGCGAAGACTCCGACCAGATCGCGCAACTGACCGACGAGCAGTTCGACGAGCTCGGAGAGCGGATCGACCGGCACAAGGGGTTACTGGGCGAGCAGGTTCGGAACGTCTACCGTCACCTGTACTATCCGGACAAGGACGGCCTCGAACACGTCTCTATCACGGCGGTCGATGCAAACGGCGATACGACGATGGTTGAAGCGGTCGAGGCGACTCTGGACGACCGCATCCTCAGAGACGACGACTCTGCCCGTGGGGAAGTCTGGTTCAAGAGTCGGCTCTGGCAACAGACGAAATCGCGGATGGACACCGAGCAACTGGCTGCTCAGTTCGCGAAAAAGCCCGGTTTACCGTACCTGTTCAGCACGAAGCCGCTCCGGAAGACGGTCGCCAGGATGGTCGACGAATCCGGCTACGCCTACTGGGACGGCGAGCGTGAGCAGGCATATTGGACCGGCGATGAAGAACCGGACGAGTGGCACTGTGACCATCCCATCAGCGAGTCACCGGACGTAGAAACGTCAATTACTTCGACCGATGTGAAGATCGGCGACGAATACGCTGTCTTTGAGGGGATCGACCCGCTAGTCGACGCCACAGACCTCGCGTGTCGTGAACCGGAGTATCGTGTCTCCATCGAAGAGACTCTTGACGAGGATACCGAATCGTTCGACGTGACCGTCGAAACCGAGTCGGCCACAAGCGGCCATCTCGTCGTGGATACGGGCAACGATACGGTAGTGTTCTCCGATATTAGCGCCGAGACGGTGACTGTGAGCGACTTCAACGACTTGACTGAGGGTGATGTCGTTATGGCGGCGCTGTACGAGTCAGAAGCGCAGGAGTCCGAACTCGCGTCCGAACGCCAGCGCGTCAAGGACGGTGGTGGCCCGCAACCGTCTTGGGAAGAGACATCCAAAACAGCGGCCGCCAAGCGTGCATTCGGATCCGTTCGAGACGATGCGCTGGCCAGTGCGTCCGACGATGCGACGCCAGGAATCGAAACAGTCGAGGTCGAAGTCGCTGGGGATTCGGTCCTCGATCACGGGTTCTTCCTCGCCCAGCGGTCGCTTGACGACTACGCCGAGCAGACGACCGCGTCGATGGACTACCGGGCAAAGGACGGAGACGGATCGACGCAGTTCACGGCCGATTTCAGAGGGGATCTCGAAGACTTCCGCAGCATCAACCAGCACCCAGAGAGTTTCTCCGATAATGACGGCCAGCGAAACGTCAACCTGATCTTCCGGGTCAACTTCGACGTGCCGGAACCGCTGGACGGTGACGATCTCCTCGCGTCGCTTCGAGACGAGCTTGACGGAACGGACATCACGGTCCAGGTCCACGCCCAAGGGCCGGCTGACGTGGAGGGCGATACATGA
- a CDS encoding site-specific integrase, with product MVRVDDATDVPKCWLSPEELTQLERTAGEQGWEREIAMQLMGRCGLRASEVSYPGDDDLRYSEKGDVWLFEVRGKNTKGGNRKLRDAWMPDAVADDVHKYSRERDLTPSESWVDVSTPTVRRWVKEAAQTLADELDEPRWRMVSSHDLRRSWATYHLVERQVDVRTMMSIGGWSDYSAIEPYLAEPTEARIGEAMA from the coding sequence ATGGTCCGCGTCGACGACGCAACGGACGTGCCGAAGTGCTGGTTGTCGCCGGAGGAGCTAACGCAACTGGAACGGACGGCAGGTGAACAGGGATGGGAACGAGAGATCGCGATGCAACTGATGGGACGATGTGGGCTGCGGGCTTCTGAAGTGAGCTATCCGGGCGATGATGACCTCCGGTACTCGGAGAAAGGTGACGTATGGCTATTCGAAGTGCGTGGGAAGAACACGAAGGGCGGGAATCGGAAGCTCCGGGACGCTTGGATGCCCGACGCGGTAGCCGACGATGTCCACAAATACAGCCGTGAGCGCGATCTCACCCCGTCAGAGTCGTGGGTTGATGTGAGCACGCCCACTGTCCGTCGTTGGGTGAAAGAAGCCGCACAGACGCTTGCTGACGAGCTTGATGAACCACGCTGGCGGATGGTCTCGTCTCACGATCTGCGACGCTCTTGGGCGACATATCACCTCGTCGAGCGCCAGGTAGATGTCCGGACTATGATGAGTATCGGTGGATGGTCAGATTACTCGGCTATTGAACCGTATCTTGCGGAACCAACTGAGGCCAGGATTGGAGAAGCGATGGCATAG
- a CDS encoding helix-turn-helix domain-containing protein yields MNEYELPVVQLFGSETRRDLVQFALTTADPERQYTKSDLKDATDRSHTTIIKEIGRQDDDKLMAGPMVRFGIFEPGSPDARIVHYTIGDNSIIAYLRNCPTDIEEVIEVFDTPGRQQLISFFLDLAGNESHTKAAIERGADVSYQTVVDQITNLIDSGIVEEVKGLRGPEYQTADKPLVIWLRELNKRLVEQYNDTPRIIK; encoded by the coding sequence ATGAATGAATACGAATTGCCTGTTGTCCAGTTGTTCGGGAGCGAAACCCGGCGTGATCTTGTTCAGTTTGCACTGACCACAGCAGATCCTGAGCGTCAGTACACTAAAAGCGATCTAAAAGATGCGACTGATCGATCTCATACGACGATCATCAAGGAAATCGGTCGCCAAGACGATGACAAGCTTATGGCTGGTCCGATGGTTCGATTCGGGATCTTCGAGCCAGGGTCACCCGATGCACGGATCGTCCACTACACGATAGGAGACAACTCTATCATTGCTTACCTCCGTAACTGTCCCACTGATATTGAGGAAGTAATCGAGGTTTTCGATACACCGGGACGACAACAACTCATAAGTTTTTTCCTCGATTTGGCGGGTAACGAGTCCCACACAAAGGCCGCCATTGAACGTGGCGCTGACGTGTCCTACCAAACAGTCGTTGATCAAATCACCAATTTGATTGATAGTGGTATCGTTGAAGAGGTCAAAGGACTCCGCGGCCCCGAATACCAGACGGCGGATAAACCGCTGGTCATATGGCTCCGTGAATTGAACAAGCGACTTGTTGAACAGTACAACGACACACCCCGTATTATCAAATAA